One candidate division WOR-3 bacterium DNA window includes the following coding sequences:
- a CDS encoding undecaprenyl/decaprenyl-phosphate alpha-N-acetylglucosaminyl 1-phosphate transferase gives MFSDEKLSLVGAFVVSALLCLYTTPLARKAALFFGIVDIPDDKLKKHDSPTPYLGGIALFVSVLITASSFLFFDNVVLGILLSSSIIIIVGILDDLQALKPSVKLAGQIFAALTVIKSGVMIDVVNLPWWVNFPLTVFWLLTCMNAFNIIDILDGMCSLSAFFSAVLIAFFAFAESDYQIATLSIILCGSLLGFLRYNKPKATIFLGDSGSMLIGLLVGALSMRVGYSHSYSTGIFAPLFILFVPLYDLVYVVLIRIAKKKPFYLGSPDHFALRLRKKGFSDRKILYVISVFALLSGFVSFSLVYIALPLSFVIAGIFVLLSSFFGIILLKTEV, from the coding sequence TTGTTTTCTGACGAAAAGTTGTCTCTCGTAGGTGCTTTTGTAGTTTCGGCTTTGCTCTGTTTATACACGACTCCGCTGGCGAGGAAGGCGGCGCTTTTTTTCGGAATAGTCGACATACCTGATGATAAACTGAAAAAACACGATTCTCCAACACCTTATCTCGGAGGCATAGCCCTGTTCGTTTCTGTTTTGATCACAGCTTCGTCTTTTCTTTTTTTCGACAATGTTGTCCTTGGCATTCTTCTATCTTCGAGTATTATAATTATTGTCGGTATTCTGGATGACCTGCAAGCTTTAAAACCCTCTGTAAAACTCGCCGGTCAAATATTCGCCGCTCTCACGGTTATAAAATCAGGCGTGATGATAGACGTCGTCAACCTACCCTGGTGGGTCAATTTTCCACTCACTGTATTTTGGCTTTTGACCTGCATGAACGCTTTCAACATAATAGATATCCTAGACGGCATGTGTTCTCTTTCGGCTTTTTTCTCGGCTGTGCTGATAGCATTTTTCGCGTTTGCCGAGTCTGACTACCAAATCGCAACCCTTTCAATAATTTTGTGCGGTTCTCTTCTGGGATTTTTAAGATACAACAAGCCGAAAGCCACTATTTTCCTCGGAGATTCTGGAAGCATGCTGATAGGACTGCTGGTAGGAGCGCTCTCCATGAGAGTAGGTTACAGCCACTCTTACAGCACGGGTATTTTCGCTCCGCTGTTCATTTTATTTGTTCCGCTGTATGATCTCGTCTATGTGGTTTTGATAAGAATAGCAAAGAAAAAACCTTTTTACTTGGGCTCCCCGGATCACTTTGCTCTGAGATTGAGAAAAAAAGGATTTTCGGACCGGAAAATCCTCTATGTGATTTCGGTTTTTGCCCTTCTTTCCGGTTTTGTTTCATTTTCGCTGGTGTATATAGCTCTGCCATTATCTTTTGTCATCGCGGGAATATTCGTGTTGCTCAGCTCTTTTTTCGGGATTATTCTTCTCAAGACGGAGGTCTGA
- a CDS encoding FAD-dependent oxidoreductase, with translation MSSREYSCCSALFSGLFFSRRRSEISEKYTIFIAGGGLSGLTSAFFLQRKLVDFVLVEKELDTGGLCRSSKKGGLIFDYTGHLLHFSRNDVYEFVKGLGIELLKKTRRAFISRSGKRIPYPFQANLAFLKREEAYKALLSFIQREEKKKFKNTEDYFKSSFGEVMYEYFFRPYNIKLWTKDPKELSMDWTGRFVPKVKLEEVLKPLFFRESKTRIGYNSEFFYPKKGIGELPKSIGAGLQSVKTGEEIVKILYKKKKIVTDKGQYKYEKMFYTLPLNRFSDIAYPPLSGTLKSAFDGLKHVSVTDVELAFKGNSPDFHWIYLPEKDFLPYRIGCSSNFYDAPKNKFSIYAEISSSEYKKLPSFGNKELAECIIHQLKNAGLVDVSSILENSLVREINPAYILYDFQRKKSLRMIFDFFGKNSIFPLGRYGRWEY, from the coding sequence TTGTCATCGCGGGAATATTCGTGTTGCTCAGCTCTTTTTTCGGGATTATTCTTCTCAAGACGGAGGTCTGAGATTTCTGAAAAATACACAATATTTATTGCCGGTGGGGGTCTGTCGGGACTCACTTCTGCTTTTTTTCTTCAAAGAAAACTCGTGGATTTTGTTTTAGTTGAAAAAGAACTGGATACAGGAGGACTATGCAGGTCTTCAAAAAAAGGTGGGTTGATTTTTGACTATACGGGGCACCTCCTCCACTTTTCTAGGAACGATGTTTATGAATTTGTAAAGGGTTTGGGAATAGAACTCCTAAAAAAGACGAGAAGGGCGTTTATTTCGAGGTCTGGAAAACGCATACCGTATCCATTTCAGGCGAACCTTGCGTTTTTAAAAAGGGAAGAAGCCTACAAGGCCCTGTTGTCTTTTATCCAAAGAGAAGAAAAAAAGAAGTTTAAAAACACAGAGGATTATTTCAAATCTTCCTTCGGAGAGGTCATGTATGAATATTTTTTCAGGCCTTACAACATAAAATTGTGGACGAAGGATCCGAAAGAACTGTCTATGGACTGGACAGGCAGGTTTGTTCCAAAAGTAAAACTTGAAGAGGTTCTGAAACCGCTGTTTTTCAGAGAAAGCAAAACCCGTATTGGGTACAACAGCGAATTTTTTTATCCCAAAAAAGGTATAGGCGAATTGCCAAAGTCGATTGGTGCTGGACTCCAATCGGTGAAAACAGGTGAGGAAATTGTAAAAATTCTCTACAAGAAAAAGAAAATCGTCACGGACAAAGGTCAATACAAATATGAAAAAATGTTTTACACATTGCCCCTGAATAGATTTTCAGATATAGCTTATCCTCCTCTGAGCGGAACATTGAAATCCGCTTTTGACGGATTAAAGCATGTTTCGGTGACAGACGTTGAACTGGCTTTCAAAGGGAATAGCCCGGATTTTCATTGGATATACCTTCCCGAAAAGGACTTTTTACCTTACAGAATCGGGTGCTCTTCTAATTTTTACGACGCTCCAAAAAACAAATTTTCGATATACGCTGAAATTTCATCGAGCGAATACAAAAAACTGCCTTCTTTTGGAAATAAAGAACTCGCAGAATGTATAATTCATCAGTTGAAGAACGCGGGACTTGTTGATGTTTCGTCAATTTTGGAGAATTCACTCGTGAGGGAAATCAACCCGGCTTACATCTTGTATGATTTTCAGAGAAAAAAATCGCTTAGAATGATTTTTGATTTCTTTGGGAAAAATTCGATTTTTCCGCTGGGAAGGTACGGAAGGTGGGAATAT